In one Populus nigra chromosome 12, ddPopNigr1.1, whole genome shotgun sequence genomic region, the following are encoded:
- the LOC133669412 gene encoding protein DETOXIFICATION 54 yields the protein MAEKELDFYSHKLPSASQVVEELKELWGMALPITAAHLMAFFRAVVSVMFLGRLGSLELAGGALSIGFTNITGYSVLVGLASGLEPVCSQAYGSKNWDLLSLSLQRMILILGIAIIPISLLWLNLESIMNFMGQDPNITAMAATYCIYSLPDLLTNTLLQPLRVFLRSQGVTKPMMYCSLLAVIFHVPLNYVLVVVMGWGVPGVAVASAVTNMNMVVLMVAYVWWVSGQWEMKWRVEIGGVCGGVGPLLKLAVPSCLGICLEWWWYEIVTLLAGYLPNPTLAVAATGILIQTTSMMYTVPMALAGCVSARVGNELGAGKPYKAKLAAMVALGCAFVIGILNVTWTVFLRERWAGLFIKDVRVKGLVAAVLPIIGLCELGNCPQTTGCGILRATARPAVGAGINLGSFYFVGTPVAVGLAFGLDVGFSGLWLGLLSAQAACALSILYVVLIRTDWEHEVLKAKELTSMEMSACNGVGRKQHEEYEEESKGLLMNVNGNMVDDV from the exons ATGGCAGAGAAAGAACTGGATTTCTATTCTCACAAACTTCCCTCTGCTTCTCAG GTTGTTGAGGAGCTAAAAGAGTTATGGGGCATGGCTTTGCCAATAACAGCAGCTCACTTAATGGCCTTTTTTAGAGCAGTGGTCTCAGTTATGTTCCTGGGCAGGCTAGGCAGTCTAGAACTAGCTGGTGGTGCACTTTCCATTGGGTTTACAAACATCACTGGTTACTCTGTCCTTGTGGGCTTAGCTTCTGGGCTAGAGCCAGTCTGTAGCCAAGCTTATGGCAGCAAGAATTGGGACCTCCTTTCACTCTCTCTTCAACGCATGATCTTGATACTAGGCATTGCAATCATACCCATAAGTCTCTTGTGGCTTAATCTTGAATCAATCATGAATTTTATGGGCCAAGATCCAAATATTACTGCAATGGCTGCAACTTACTGTATTTACTCTCTCCCAGACCTTTTAACCAACACTTTATTACAGCCCTTGAGGGTTTTCTTAAGGTCACAGGGGGTGACAAAACCCATGATGTATTGCTCTTTATTGGCCGTTATTTTCCACGTGCCGTTGAACTATGTTCTTGTTGTGGTGATGGGGTGGGGGGTCCCTGGGGTGGCTGTGGCATCAGCTGTGACTAACATGAACATGGTGGTGTTGATGGTGGCGTATGTGTGGTGGGTTAGTGGACAGTGGGAGATGAAATGGAGGGTCGAGATTGGAGGTGTGTGTGGTGGGGTGGGACCACTTTTGAAGTTGGCAGTCCCTAGTTGTTTAGGGATTTGCTTGGAGTGGTGGTGGTATGAGATAGTGACTCTCTTGGCAGGGTACTTGCCTAATCCCACACTGGCGGTGGCCGCCACTGGGATACTAATCCAGACCACTAGCATGATGTACACTGTCCCCATGGCACTTGCTGGCTGTGTCTCTGCTCGG GTAGGGAATGAACTTGGAGCTGGAAAGCCGTACAAAGCCAAGTTGGCCGCCATGGTTGCACTGGGTTGTGCCTTTGTGATTGGTATTCTCAATGTGACATGGACAGTATTCCTTAGAGAGCGATGGGCTGGCTTGTTCATTAAAGATGTGCGTGTTAAAGGTCTTGTAGCAGCTGTTTTGCCAATAATAGGCCTCTGTGAGCTTGGCAACTGCCCTCAAACAACTGGCTGTGGCATCCTACGTGCCACGGCACGGCCCGCTGTCGGGGCTGGTATAAATTTGGGCTCATTTTACTTTGTGGGCACCCCAGTGGCAGTGGGGCTGGCCTTCGGGCTAGATGTCGGGTTTTCTGGACTATGGCTAGGGCTCTTGTCAGCCCAAGCGGCTTGTGCTTTGTCTATCCTTTATGTTGTGTTGATCCGTACAGATTGGGAACATGAGGTTCTGAAGGCCAAGGAGTTGACCAGCATGGAAATGAGTGCATGCAATGGCGTGGGTCGCAAACAACATGAAGAATACGAAGAAGAGAGTAAAGGGTTGTTAATGAATGTTAATGGTAACATGGTAGATGATGTTTGA